From a single Drosophila sulfurigaster albostrigata strain 15112-1811.04 chromosome 3, ASM2355843v2, whole genome shotgun sequence genomic region:
- the LOC133841201 gene encoding protein wech produces MMELLSNNSVPQQMASSNAPSASNVAAVNAASNVVGVGVGVGANGSVNVGVINGGGSGGGSGSGSISSNASNSSERLLAGILESFPSWDLNVGLMPNVGQNNGSPPRTDFFINNFLGGLDTHGDFSIGPIGSGSSRNPKMSPESSNNSSISCGWCEVSASIRCLECNEFMCNDCLREHRNSPLSSNHSIVSLPTPIGASPTGGSSANAHTPPSSNFICDIHNEMLRYVCDYCRKLVCQFCTLHEHKEHSYASIQNFMVGSKEKLEGAIESSQVGTRCIKSSIDKALAFIRLIERNCSELSDNIRKAFRQFIIAIEDRERFLLDFVEKLRQRRLAILHDQMAGLKSALAGLSETSDMLSKVADNACSMDQIEIAMKLTNGQRQMEQFAGIYKDLQPKQEVFAFAPPDYSLLQDIRNQGGVILVDDKNMPIVSSSNGIVANNVVTAPTAATAIDMGFTMPSMASTGPLTVASTTVRRPLLRDNSFRIPSPIMQPRGGSACGMSSAALDWELNGLRSSPGLHFSAPRTTQAIPGCMDLVKVRNSNSLSLSFATEGHEDGQVSRPWGLCVDKMGHVLVSDRRNNRVQVFNPDGSLKFKFGRKGVGNGEFDLPAGICVDVDNRIIVVDKDNHRVQIFTASGVFLLKFGSYGKEYGQFQYPWDVAVNSRRQIVVTDSRNHRIQQFDSEGRFIRQIVFDNHGQTKGIASPRGVCYTPTGNIIVSDFDNHCLYLIDPDINDILSVKGHEGSGFHEFNRPSGLCCDDEGRIIVADSKNQRILVFNQNLDFMWDIEVRPSINPLMPPTLDEKDRTCDVALMPDGRIVFLIELSPDSKEGSNPYKRFVHVF; encoded by the exons ATGATGGAACTCTTGTCAAACAATTCGGTTCCGCAACAAATGGCCAGCAGCAATGCGCCCAGCGCCTCCAATGTTGCAGCAGTGAATGCTGCATCCAATGTGGTCGGTGTCGGAGTCGGTGTCGGTGCCAATGGCAGCGTCAACGTTGGCGTCATCAATggtggcggcagcggcggtggcagcggcagtggcagcatcagcagcaatgCCAGCAACTCATCCGAACGCCTCCTCGCCGGCATCCTCGAGTCGTTTCCCTCCTGGGATCTCAATGTCGGTCTAATGCCCAATGTGGGCCAAAATAATGG CTCGCCGCCACGCACTGATTTCTTTATCAACAATTTCCTGGGCGGTTTGGATACACATGGCGATTTTAGCATTGGCCCCATTGGCAGCGGCTCATCGCGCAATCCCAAAATGTCACCGGAATCGTCAAACAACTCGAGCATCAGCTGCGGCTGGTGTGAGGTTAGCGCCTCGATACGTTGCCTCGAATGCAACGAGTTCATGTGCAACGATTGCCTGCGCGAGCATCGCAACAGTCCGCTATCCTCGAACCATTCAATTGTCTCACTGCCCACGCCCATTGGCGCCTCACCCACCGGCGGCAGCTCGGCCAACGCACACACGCCACCGAGCAGCAATTTCATCTGTGACATACACAACGAGATGCTGCGCTACGTCTGCGACTATTGCCGCAAACTCGTCTGCCAATTCTGCACACTGCACGAACACAAGGAGCACAGCTATGCGTCCATACAGAACTTCATGGTTGGCTCCAAGGAGAAGCTTGAGGGTGCCATCGAGAGTAGTCAGGTGGGCACACGTTGCATCAAGAGCAGCATTGACAAGGCTTTGGCCTTCATTCGGCTCATCGAGCGCAACTGCAGCGAGCTCAGCGACAACATACGCAAGGCCTTCCGACAGTTCATCATTGCCATCGAGGATCGCGAACGTTTTCTGCTCGACTTCGTGGAGAAGCTGCGTCAGCGTCGACTTGCCATACTGCACGATCAAATGGCCGGCTTGAAGTCTGCACTAGCTGGTCTCTCGGAGACCTCGGATATGCTCAGCAAGGTGGCGGACAATGCCTGTAGCATGGATCAAATTGAGATTGCCATGAAACTGACAAATGGCCAGCGACAGATGGAACAGTTTGCGGGCATCTACAAGGATCTGCAGCCCAAGCAGGAGGTCTTTGCCTTTGCGCCACCCGACTACAGTCTGCTGCAGGATATTCGCAATCAAGGCGGCGTGATTTTGGTCGATGACAAGAACATGCCAATTGTGTCCAGCAGCAATGGCATTGTGGCCAACAATGTGGTCACCGCACCCACAGCAGCCACCGCCATCGACATGGGCTTCACCATGCCCAGCATGGCCAGCACGGGACCCTTAACGGTCGCCTCCACAACAGTGCGACGTCCGCTGCTGCGCGACAACAGCTTCCGCATCCCATCGCCCATCATGCAGCCGCGTGGTGGCAGCGCCTGTGGCATGTCGAGTGCTGCACTCGACTGGGAGCTGAACGGATTGCGTAGCTCACCGGGTTTGCACTTCAGTGCGCCACGCACCACTCAAGCGATTCCCGGTTGCATGGATCTGGTCAAGGTGCGCAATTCCAattcgctgtcgctgtcgtttgCCACCGAGGGTCACGAGGATGGCCAGGTGAGCCGTCCCTGGGGCCTGTGCGTCGATAAGATGGGACATGTGCTCGTCTCCGATAGACGCAACAATCGTGTTCAGGTCTTCAATCCGGATGGTTCGCTCAAGTTCAAATTCGGTCGCAAGGGTGTCGGCAATGGCGAGTTCGATTTGCCCGCTGGCATTTGCGTTGATGTCGATAATCGCATCATTGTCGTGGACAAGGATAATCATCGTGTGCAGATCTTCACAGCCAGCGGCGTCTTTCTTCTCAAATTCGGCAGCTATGGCAAGGAGTATGGACAGTTCCAGTATCCCTGGGATGTGGCTGTCAATTCGCGTCGTCAGATTGTCGTCACCGATTCGCGCAATCATCGCATACAGCAATTCGATTCCGAGGGACGCTTCATACGCCAGATTGTGTTCGACAACCATGGCCAGACAAAGGGCATTGCATCGCCACGAGGCGTCTGCTATACACCGACGGGCAACATCATTGTATCCGACTTTGACAACCACTGTTTGTATCTGATTGATCCCGATATCAATGAT ATTCTGTCTGTCAAGGGCCATGAGGGATCTGGTTTCCATGAGTTCAATCGCCCCTCGGGTCTGTGCTGCGATGACGAGGGCCGCATTATAGTCGCCGATTCAAAGAATCAACGCATACTCGTCTTTAATCAGAATCTCGACTTTATGTGGGAT ATCGAAGTACGTCCATCCATCAATCCGCTAATGCCGCCAACGTTGGATGAAAAGGATCGCACTTGCGATGTGGCATTGATGCCGGATGGACGCATCGTATTCCTCATAGAGCTGTCGCCGGACTCCAAAGAAGGGTCTAACCCTTATAAGCGGTTTGTGCATGTATTCTAA